Proteins co-encoded in one Capsicum annuum cultivar UCD-10X-F1 chromosome 9, UCD10Xv1.1, whole genome shotgun sequence genomic window:
- the LOC107879180 gene encoding uncharacterized protein LOC107879180: protein MGSNELSMRIQNLFVEGNVFDIGGSSTSVGRIWCSYPLVSTNGICISVAESKGHGNGRRKKGKRGPNNLPAGQYTTPTPPLVTTTLQPATTNILPLPRETISLPNAFFMPPPPHLFHHSSLYNSLHSSSSSVPSTSSTPSLSGLRIGGPSISTSPSINSVTTSNAIASASQILKFKEVVEYDGNGRLIITPDGNGFIAAYSDGHMVIEVIKLFYTEPLGSWNEIRFDVRILMWNQFMAKCAWNSCHENEIQCIFKLKAALRIKEHLYEAQRNLEKPGWLSADVWVQFLEKWDTPKYRAGRERAKANRASQTGGSLHTGGSISFAMHRRRLEYENGGKPPLFLRSTKRRIGRKTRTEEFQKSIEEWRQTQPTSEDGTMVQPLPADMTNMWTAMVGGPKKGRTYGTGVLQSSSSPSMFPSSYSTLQTVEEMEAMKKQIMKLTQKYAANDAKFAKFEELVKKHMPQVFHDKEDSESVDS, encoded by the exons ATGGGAAGCAATGAGTTAAGCATGAGGATtcagaacttatttgttgaagggaATGTGTTTGACATTGGTGGAAGCTCTA CATCTGTTGGCAGAATTTGGTGTTCATATCCCCTAGTTTCTACCAATGGCATTTGCATTTCTGTTGCAG AATCAAAAGGTCATGGTAATGGACGGCGTAAGAAAGGTAAGAGAGGACCTAATAATCTTCCCGCAGGTCAATatacaacaccaacaccaccacttgTTACCACAACTCTTCAACCAGCTACTACAAATATTCTTCCTCTTCCAAGGGAAACTATTTCACTACCAAATGCATTTTTCATGCCCCCACCGCCCCACCTGTTCCATCACTCTTCTCTCTATAATAGTCTGCATAGTAGCTCTTCATCTGTACCTTCAACATCATCCACACCCAGCCTTTCTGGATTGAGAATTGGAGGTCCTAGCATATCAACATCGCCATCCATTAATAGTGTTACAACGTCTAATGCTATAGCATCTGCTTCCCAAATTCTGAAATTTAAAGAGGTAGTAGAATATGACGGCAATGGGAGGCTAATTATCACCCCTGATGGTAATGG gTTCATTGCCGCATATAGCGACGGACATATGGTTATAGAAGTAATTAAACTATTTTACACGGAACCATTGGGTAGTTGGAACGAGATTCGATTCGACGTCAGAATTCTTATGTGGAACCAGTTTATG GCAAAGTGTGCATGGAATTCTTGTCATGAAAATGAAATACAatgcattttcaagttgaaagcagCACTACGGATCAAAGAACACTTGTATGAGGCCCAAAGGAATTTGGAAAAACCTGGTTGGCTGAGTGCTGATGTGTGGGTCCAGTTCTTGGAAAAGTGGGATACTCCTAAATATAGGGCAGGGAGGGAACGAGCAAAGGCAAATAGGGCATCTCAAACTGGTGGCTCGTTGCACACTGGAGGTTCGATAAGTTTCGCTATGCACCGACGAAGACTA gAATATGAAAATGGGGGAAAACCCCCCCTTTTCTTGAGGTCTACGAAGAGACGCATAGGAAGAAAAACAAGGACG GAAGAGTTTCAAAAAAGCATAGAAGAGTGGCGTCAAACCCAACCTActtcagaggatggtaccatggtccaaccatTACCTGCAGATATGACTAATATGTGGACAGCTATGGTAGGTGGTCCAAAGAAAGGTAGAACATACGGGACAGGGGTTCTCCAATCCTCGAGTAGTCCTTCGATGTTTCCCAGTTCCTATTCTACTTTGCAAACTGTGGAAGAAATGGAAGCAATGAAAAAGCAAATTATGAAATTAACGCAGAAATATGCAGCTAACGATGctaagtttgctaaatttgaggagttggttaagaagcacATGCCGCAAGTATTTCATGATAAGGAAGATAGTGAATCTGTTGATAGttag